Part of the Oncorhynchus mykiss isolate Arlee chromosome 26, USDA_OmykA_1.1, whole genome shotgun sequence genome is shown below.
GCGCCCCCTCAATGCTTAAAATGTTCTATATTTCCACAGAGGGTCAGCCGGTGAAGAGGAAGAAGGGTCCAGCCCCCAAGATGCTGGGGAACGAGGTGTGCAGCGTGTGCGGGGACAAGGCCTCGGGCTTCCACTACAACGTGCTGAGCTGCGAGGGCTGCAAGGGCTTCTTCCGCCGCAGCGTCATCAAGAGTGCCCAGTACTCGTGCAAGAACAACGGCCGCTGTGAGATGGACATGTACATGCGCCGCAAGTGCCAGCAGTGCCGGCTGCGCAAGTGCCGCGAGGCGGGCATGCTGGAGCAATGTGAGTTGTCTGTTTGAGCTACAGTTCCCTGTGGCAGCcatgtttttaaatattttttatatatactttTATCATCAAAAACACCtgtgctttttatttttttaattttttttttttaccttagaTATGTAGGGTTTGTGCTAAAAAAACGTAGAAGATGCACTAATATTAAATGTAGAGATACTGATTGGAGATGGTTGGCAAGAGCTCTATATTAAGCTGTAGTACATCATTGAAATTGACCTCCCAAACTATGGTAGTATATCTTTTTCCTACTTGTCATAACTGTTCTGATTTTGTTCCTGGCGTTCCCAGGCGTTCTCTCAGAGGAGCAGATCCGAGGGAAGAAAATGAAGAAGAACGAGGAAGAGACTGCACGCACGTCTGCCGTGGTGACCCCCACCCCGGTGCCGGAGGTGGTCCCGCTGGAGCCCGAGCAGCTGGAGATGATCGAGAAGCTGGTGGCCATGCAGAAGCAGTGCAACAAGCGCTCGTTCATCGACCGGCCCAAAGTCACGGTGATTGTCTCTGAGTGTCCCAATTCTTTTGATGCCACAGGGCAAACTACTAACATATGGCATGCTAGATATCTTAAGCTTGATTGACAGTTGCACTAATGTAGGGATTGGTTTGAAATCTTGATATGGCGGTGGAATGCAACATTTCTGCATTCCACAACACCTCCGCTTGTTCAAAGACATGTTAGCCAAGAATACTGCACAAAATATTGTTGCTGTTGAATTTTGGGCAAATTAACTGTTTGTCATCTAGCCAATTTCTGGTAGTTCTGCATGGCTGAGCAGATGGTGAAATCTCTGCATTGTATTAGGtgttaaacatttttatttatctattGACGTCTGTGTCTCCATCTAATTTCCAGCCGTGGCCCCAGAGTCAGGACCCCCAGAACAGGGAGGTACGGCAGCAGCGCTTTGCCCACTTCACCGAGCTGGCCATCATGTCGGTCCAGGAGATAGTGGACTTTGCCAAGCAGTTGCCTGGCTTCCTAGAGCTCACCAGAGAGGACCAGATTGCGCTGCTGAAGACCTCAACCATTGAGGTGAGTCATGGTTTTTCTCCTCACCATTTAACTTCTTTCCTCTCATATTCTCAGACAGATTTGTTAAAGTGGTAAATACAGTAATAACAAATGCTGGCTTGATATTGTCTTTTGCCTATTTTAAACACTCTTTcgcctatttaaaaaaaacacttatAGTCAAgaccactgggggggggggatcatgtCTGGCTCTATATCATTATGTTGGTTTTCAGGATCACATGTCTCAATATGTCAAGTAGATGATCTACTTTACAGGATGTCTCTCACTTGATCCCCAGTCACTGATGTGCCTTGTTTTTCTGCAGATTATGCTGCTGGAAACATCGCGGAGATATAACCCTGCCATTGAGAGCATCACGTTCCTGAAGGACTTCAGTTATAACAAGGAGGATTTTGCCAAAGCAGGTACAGAATCATCTTTTCTTTTTGTCTGAGATGTTCATGATCCACATTCAAACGGCAATCAGTCAAAAACAAGCTGCTCGCCTTCAACCACCTCCTGTTCTGTACGCCATACTCCAGGGTCTCCCACCCTTTTTTCCTCATGACCCCTTTTTTAACATAAAAAAAGTAATTTGTTGTTTTtgaagctcatttcctgcaattccatGTAGTTAACAAGATTCATGACATATTTTAGGTAGGCtatttgatgatgatgatgataataataatggatAAGGAAAATTAAGTTTATACCCAATTTCCCCAAATGTTATTCTGCTTAAATGTTTTATTACTATAATTTATTTGAACCCTCAATTTAACATACATATTCTCTTTTACAAAAAGTGAATAGATGAATTGAAAGCGACAGTCACACACAAGATTACTAATCAAGCAAGGTCCAATTTCTTTGACTCCACTTTAGGTTGTTGCTCAGcttctgaatgtcattgagacaAACCAAATATATCCTTGTGTGCTTCAGTTGCGTCTTCCTCTATTTTACAGCTTGTTTGTTctatacagttccagtcaaagtttgtacacctactcattcaaccaAATGGGATGTCGCTGTAGAGTGCtgaggtagccatgctggttaagtgtgccttgaattcaaaataaaactgtcaccagcaaagcacccccacaccaccccaccccacaccaccgcgcagtctcctctgaacagttgatgttgagatgtgtctgttacttgaactctgaagcatttatttggactgcaatttctgaggctggtaactccaatgaacttatcctctgcagcagaggtaactgggtcttcctttcctgtggaggtcctcatgagagccagtttcatcatagtgcttgatggtttttgtgactgcacttgaagaaattttcaaagttcttgaaatgttctgcattgactgaccttcatgtcttaaagtaataatggactgtcgtttctctttgcttatttgagctgttcttgccataatatggactttaccAAATATggcatcttctgtataccacaacactgctgattggctcaaatgcattaaggaaagaaattcctcaaATTACTGCAACTTAACAAGGcgcacctgttcattgaaatgcattccaggtgactacctcatgaagctggttgagagaatgccacgagtgtgcaaagctgtcatcaaggcaaagggtggctacattgaataTTTCTTTGTTCCTTTTTTTTCGCATACTACATGAgtccatgtgtgtgttatttcatagttttgatgtctacactattatagtgaaaaaccctggaataagtaggtgtcaactttttactggtactgtgtgtgttttatacatacatgcatgcatacttacatacagtacacaggCTGGAGGTGTATTTACATATagaaaaatcacacacacacacacacacacccctgaagTCAAGGAAGGTCCTGCACCCACTCAATGGAACTTTGGTGCAACCCCTGCCATACTCTGTGGAGACATTGACCTCTTACCCTTAACCCATATttatttccctctctcgctctcatcccCCCCAGGGCTGCAGTTGGAGTTTATCAACCCCATCTTTGAGTTCTCCAAGGGCATGAATGACCTGCATCTGGACGAGGCGGAGTACGCTCTGCTCATCGCCATCAACATCTTCTctgcaggtcagaggtcaagtGGTATGCTAGTGTGGAACAGAGCTCATATGCAAGGTACCTTTATTACGAAGGTCTGGACATCGACGTAATCATTTTGGGACGACACCAATATGAAATATTTCCTTTGCGATATCGATTTTTAAGCTATTATCGGCCTATACCAATATGGTCACTGatatatattgtgcatccctagtaATCATATGCGGAAGCTTCCAAAAACATTTATGGGAACAGTGCCGTTTTCAAAGATTCTACAGGGTTTGCAGTGAAAATATGAAGTTAAGTAAAGGTGGCTGTAGATATTTTGAAAGACTTTTCAGTAAATAGAATGACAGTAAAACAGTTTATGATACGGTACCTTCACAAAGTATTCCTACCCCTTGAACTATTTAAaattgttacagcttgaattcaaaatggactgAATAGAtcatttttctcacccatctacacataatactcacataatgacagtgaaaagaagtttttagaaattgttgcaaatatattaaatacatatctaatttacataaatattcacacccctgttAGTatcaccttcggcagcgattacagaatctttctgggtaagtctgagCTTTGCACACCAGTGCAATGTgcaaatatttgcacattcttaaaaaagttcttaaagctctgtcaagttggttgttgatcattgctagacagccattttcaagttttgccatagatttttaagtATATGTCAAATCTGTAACTAGGCCCCTCAGGAATATTCAGTgttatcttggtaagcaactccagtgtatatttggccttgtgtgtttattgtcctgctgaaaggtgaatttgtctcccactGTCTGTCAATTTTTGCCCACAAAATTCCTAgttcttgctgatgacaagcatacagttgaagtcggaggtttacatacaccgtagccaaatgcatttaatcctagtaaaaattccatgtcttaggtcagttaggatcaccaatttattttaagaatgtgaaatgtcagaataatagtagtgatttcagcttttatttctttcatcacattcccagtgggtcagaagtttacatacactcaatttgtatttggtagcattgcctttaaattgtttaacttgggtcaaacgttttgggaagccttccacaagcttcccacaataagttgggtgaattttggcccattcctcctgacagagctggtgtaacttggtcaggtttgtaggcctccttgcgggcacacgctttttcagttctgcccataaatgttttataggattgaggtcagagctttgtgatggccactcctccaatatacattgactttgttgtccttaagccattttgccagaactttggaagtatgcttagggtcattgtccatttggaagacccattaacttcctaactgatgtcttgagatgttgcttcaatatatccacataattttctttcctcatgatgccatctattttgtgaagtgcaccagtccctcctgaagcaaagcacccccacaacatgatgcggccacctctgtgcttcacgattgggatggtgttcttcgacttgcaagcctccccctttttcctccaaatataatgatggtcattatggccaaacagttcgatctttgtccccatgtgcagttgtgaACTGTAGtgtggcttttttatgccggttttggagcagtggcctattccttgctgagcggcctttcaggttatgtggatatagatacttttgtacctgtttccaccagcatcttcacaaggtcctttgctgttgttctgggattgatttgcacttttcgcaccaaagtacgttcatctccaggagacagaatgcgtctccttcctgagcggtaggacggctgcgtggtcccatggtgtttaaatttgtgtactattgtttgtacagatgaacgtggtaccttcaggccttttggaaattgctcccaaggatgaaccagacttgtggaggtctacgattctttattatttttttatttttgaggtcttggctgatttgctTTTGAATTTCCCATAATggcaagcaaagagacactgagtttggaTGTATTTCACGGCCcacctccacaggtacacctccaattgactcaaatgatgtcaattagcctgtcagaagcttctaaagccatgacctcattttctggaatgttccaagctgtttaaaggcacagtcaacttagtgtgtgcaaacgtctgacccactggaattgtgatacagtgaattataagtgaaataatctgtatgtaaacaattgttggaaaaattacttgt
Proteins encoded:
- the LOC110506299 gene encoding oxysterols receptor LXR-alpha isoform X3; protein product: MKHEGNLLPLEPPHHAGFSSPPQKGPSSLAEKSSPLLMDPSNIKADPAGDMPANTEGQPVKRKKGPAPKMLGNEVCSVCGDKASGFHYNVLSCEGCKGFFRRSVIKSAQYSCKNNGRCEMDMYMRRKCQQCRLRKCREAGMLEQCVLSEEQIRGKKMKKNEEETARTSAVVTPTPVPEVVPLEPEQLEMIEKLVAMQKQCNKRSFIDRPKVTVIPWPQSQDPQNREVRQQRFAHFTELAIMSVQEIVDFAKQLPGFLELTREDQIALLKTSTIEIMLLETSRRYNPAIESITFLKDFSYNKEDFAKAGLQLEFINPIFEFSKGMNDLHLDEAEYALLIAINIFSADRPNVQDHELVERLQQPYVNALRSYIMIKRPNDHLMFPRMLMKLVSLRTLSSVHSEQVFALRLQDKKLPPLLSEIWDVHE
- the LOC110506299 gene encoding oxysterols receptor LXR-alpha isoform X4, whose protein sequence is MKHEGNLLPLEPPHHAGFSSPPQKGPSSLAEKSSPLLMDPSNIKADPAGDMPANTEGQPVKRKKGPAPKMLGNEVCSVCGDKASGFHYNVLSCEGCKGFFRRSVIKSAQYSCKNNGRCEMDMYMRRKCQQCRLRKCREAGMLEQCVLSEEQIRGKKMKKNEEETARTSAVVTPTPVPEVVPLEPEQLEMIEKLVAMQKQCNKRSFIDRPKVTPWPQSQDPQNREVRQQRFAHFTELAIMSVQEIVDFAKQLPGFLELTREDQIALLKTSTIEIMLLETSRRYNPAIESITFLKDFSYNKEDFAKAGLQLEFINPIFEFSKGMNDLHLDEAEYALLIAINIFSADRPNVQDHELVERLQQPYVNALRSYIMIKRPNDHLMFPRMLMKLVSLRTLSSVHSEQVFALRLQDKKLPPLLSEIWDVHE
- the LOC110506299 gene encoding oxysterols receptor LXR-alpha isoform X1, which codes for MKHEGNLLPLEPPHHAGFSSPPQKGPSSLAEKSSPLLMDPSNIKADPAGDMPANTEGQPVKRKKGPAPKMLGNEVCSVCGDKASGFHYNVLSCEGCKGFFRRSVIKSAQYSCKNNGRCEMDMYMRRKCQQCRLRKCREAGMLEQCVLSEEQIRGKKMKKNEEETARTSAVVTPTPVPEVVPLEPEQLEMIEKLVAMQKQCNKRSFIDRPKVTVIPWPQSQDPQNREVRQQRFAHFTELAIMSVQEIVDFAKQLPGFLELTREDQIALLKTSTIEIMLLETSRRYNPAIESITFLKDFSYNKEDFAKAGLQLEFINPIFEFSKGMNDLHLDEAEYALLIAINIFSAGQRSSDRPNVQDHELVERLQQPYVNALRSYIMIKRPNDHLMFPRMLMKLVSLRTLSSVHSEQVFALRLQDKKLPPLLSEIWDVHE
- the LOC110506299 gene encoding oxysterols receptor LXR-alpha isoform X2 yields the protein MKHEGNLLPLEPPHHAGFSSPPQKGPSSLAEKSSPLLMDPSNIKADPAGDMPANTEGQPVKRKKGPAPKMLGNEVCSVCGDKASGFHYNVLSCEGCKGFFRRSVIKSAQYSCKNNGRCEMDMYMRRKCQQCRLRKCREAGMLEQCVLSEEQIRGKKMKKNEEETARTSAVVTPTPVPEVVPLEPEQLEMIEKLVAMQKQCNKRSFIDRPKVTPWPQSQDPQNREVRQQRFAHFTELAIMSVQEIVDFAKQLPGFLELTREDQIALLKTSTIEIMLLETSRRYNPAIESITFLKDFSYNKEDFAKAGLQLEFINPIFEFSKGMNDLHLDEAEYALLIAINIFSAGQRSSDRPNVQDHELVERLQQPYVNALRSYIMIKRPNDHLMFPRMLMKLVSLRTLSSVHSEQVFALRLQDKKLPPLLSEIWDVHE